The sequence CGATGTCCGGATGCCGCGCCAGGTTCATGAGCGAGGCTGCGGCAGCGCCCGCGACCGTCGATACGCCACCGATCAGCAGAACGATCATCATCGCCATCATCTCGTCATCATCGATCGCGCCGTCCTCGGCGCCATCGGCAATGACTCCGATGAGATTATGGCATCGACCTTGCCGGGCAAGCGCCTGTTGTTCCTTGCAATAGGCCGCGCCCTGGGCCCAGGCGTCGAGATAGGGTTGCGGCTTGGGATCGCCCGGTCGCATGCTGTCCAGCAGCGGCAGCGTCGCGACATAGTTCATGAAAATCGCCTGGTCCTTGTCCTCGATCCCCAAAAAGCGACGCAACAAAATGTCGATCGAAAGCGGTTTGGTGAGATCGCCGAGCGCTTCGAAGCCTTTGCCTCGCTCCACTATGTCGTCGATCAGCCTGTCGATAAGGATCGCGGCATTTTCGTTCAGCATCTGCGTGCGCTTGGGCGTGAAGGCGGGGTTTACGACTTTGCGGCGGCGCGTATGGTCTGGCGGGTCGGCATAGTTCATCACTGGCAGGCCATTGAAGAAGTCGATCCGCTCCATTCCGGGTAGATTTTTCGGCTTCAGGCTGGAAAAGGCCTTGAAGTTGCGCAGCATCGCCTGGTTTTGCGCGAAGCCTGCGACATAAGCCGATGGCACACCCTCCATATGGATGAAGCCCGGAGACTGGGTGAGCAGCATCGGATGGAATTTTTCTGGATGGCGCCGGAAGGCGTCCCCAAACGGATCGAAGTCGGAAAATTCCAGATCCCTGGCATTTCCTGCAATATAGCTGGTCATCGTCGCCTCCCGCAATTCTTCTCATCGGGGCGACCTTAGGAAGAGAGGCTCATGCGGGTCCATCAGGCAGAACTCGCGAGTTCGGGACGAAAATAGGTAAGCCAGGGGTTCACAATTTGTCTCGTCGCATCCGGGCAAGCGGAATGTCCGCTTCTGCGTGTACGAGCGGCAGCAGGCAGCGATACGCCGCCACTTCAGGACGCTCTGCTGGGTGATCCCGTTTCGCTTCGCGAGGGCGCGCGAATGAAGCTGGCGATCACTGTAGCTGGCCTCGACTGGCGTGCGTGGCGTTGCCGTGGAGAAGCTGGCCCATGGCTCCCTCCGCTGCGATGAGGATACCTATATGAACCGTACCGGGTTTGCCGGAGGCTATTTGGTTTAAGTTACGCAGCCATGGAGACGTCGTCCAGCATGGCATAATATTGTGCTTCGGCCTCAGCCGGTGGGATATTGCCGATGGGCTCCAGCAGGCGTCTGTTGTTAAACCAGTCCACCCATTCGAGCGTGGCATATTCGACGGCTTCAAAGGACCGCCATGGTCCTCG is a genomic window of Sphingomonas bisphenolicum containing:
- a CDS encoding cytochrome P450, whose product is MTSYIAGNARDLEFSDFDPFGDAFRRHPEKFHPMLLTQSPGFIHMEGVPSAYVAGFAQNQAMLRNFKAFSSLKPKNLPGMERIDFFNGLPVMNYADPPDHTRRRKVVNPAFTPKRTQMLNENAAILIDRLIDDIVERGKGFEALGDLTKPLSIDILLRRFLGIEDKDQAIFMNYVATLPLLDSMRPGDPKPQPYLDAWAQGAAYCKEQQALARQGRCHNLIGVIADGAEDGAIDDDEMMAMMIVLLIGGVSTVAGAAAASLMNLARHPDIAERVRQNPSLAGAVLEESMRLDPPVSLVMRFATDDTELGGKVIPKGMPVYAMLGVACHDPDIFPDPYRFDIDRPNGKDHLAFGYGMHTCIGNAITRNVVPLLLNKLLARMPDLRLADRDDAVQWDTSTPRARHIGKLYLEAR